The proteins below are encoded in one region of Candidatus Flexicrinis proximus:
- a CDS encoding GPW/gp25 family protein, producing the protein MANSFVGKRLTFPVQLGDRNQISMSSDDYAIRQSIYIIVNTVPGERVMRPDFGCQIHALIFDPANEDTASVAERYVREAVNRWEPRITLHEVVVTPGGADNGDLLITVNYTIKGTHDPRSLVFPYYLIPQ; encoded by the coding sequence ATGGCAAACAGCTTTGTCGGAAAACGATTGACTTTCCCGGTCCAATTGGGTGACCGCAATCAGATATCCATGTCCAGTGACGACTATGCGATCCGTCAGTCGATCTATATCATCGTCAATACCGTCCCTGGAGAGCGTGTAATGCGGCCGGATTTCGGCTGCCAGATCCACGCGCTGATCTTCGATCCTGCCAACGAAGACACCGCCAGCGTCGCGGAAAGATATGTTCGTGAGGCGGTCAACCGCTGGGAACCGCGCATCACCCTGCACGAAGTCGTCGTGACGCCGGGCGGGGCCGACAATGGTGACTTGCTCATCACCGTAAATTACACCATCAAAGGGACCCACGATCCGCGCAGTCTGGTCTTTCCGTATTAT
- a CDS encoding VgrG-related protein: MPTSTTVALIDQSVISVDGTALTTAVMNDLAHLTVDLTADQPSMCELTLFDDSLTHLDGATFDIGKVISIKFKKRDTNALTEIFNGEIVAFEPEYDDVHVTTRIIAFDKLHRLNRALKTRVFVDQKDSDIITSIAGENSLQTETITATTTVHKHVFQDNTSDLAFIQMLARRNGFEVQCKLGKLSVKLPDTSSVATLTYGTDLRYFRPRFSSAGQVTKVTVKGWDVSAKTAITATKTSSTSHPSTGLGQSGVALTNTKFGASEHVEFSSDIIDSTGAQKLAQARLDEINSKFVVAEGRVSGIVAIVPGALVTIASAGAKVNGTYAVTSARHIYSPENGYETEFTVEGSRPATISGMIAPQTDPPRVWYGVVPAIVTNNAFDSGVGNAGKVKVKFPWLDDAKESYWARVASIGAGATRGITSLPEVNDEVLVAFENGNFNKPYVLGGLWNGQDALPETHQTLVVDGAVVQRLWKTRTGHYLKFTEKSDLSTVELKEKDGTSLMLDGTNKVITLKDADGTFKITLDTQNKKITVTDGTRKVEISDSKILVDAASSDVEIKGSNIKLTATGNVEIKGAAVKLN, encoded by the coding sequence ATGCCAACATCAACAACAGTAGCGCTTATAGATCAATCGGTAATCTCGGTCGATGGCACTGCTTTGACGACCGCCGTAATGAATGATCTTGCACACCTGACGGTGGATTTGACAGCCGATCAGCCCTCGATGTGTGAACTGACGCTTTTCGACGACTCACTCACGCATCTGGACGGCGCCACCTTCGATATCGGCAAAGTGATCTCGATCAAATTTAAGAAAAGAGATACCAATGCGCTGACGGAGATTTTTAACGGCGAAATTGTCGCCTTCGAGCCTGAATACGACGATGTACACGTGACGACCCGCATTATCGCCTTCGACAAACTCCACCGGCTGAACCGCGCGCTGAAGACGCGTGTCTTTGTTGATCAGAAAGACAGCGACATCATTACTTCGATTGCCGGCGAAAACAGCCTGCAAACCGAGACGATCACGGCGACAACGACCGTCCACAAACACGTCTTTCAGGACAATACGTCCGACCTCGCCTTTATCCAGATGCTGGCCCGCCGTAACGGTTTCGAGGTCCAGTGCAAGTTGGGCAAACTCTCGGTTAAACTGCCGGATACGTCATCTGTAGCGACGCTCACTTATGGCACGGACTTGCGGTACTTCCGCCCGCGCTTCTCCAGCGCCGGCCAGGTCACCAAAGTGACCGTCAAAGGCTGGGATGTCTCTGCCAAGACTGCGATCACCGCGACCAAGACCTCGTCGACGTCGCACCCTTCGACCGGCTTGGGTCAAAGCGGTGTTGCGCTCACGAATACGAAGTTTGGCGCTTCTGAACATGTCGAATTCAGTAGCGACATCATCGACTCGACCGGCGCGCAAAAACTGGCACAGGCGCGGTTGGACGAGATCAATTCCAAGTTCGTGGTCGCCGAAGGACGTGTATCTGGCATTGTGGCAATTGTTCCAGGCGCCCTGGTTACCATCGCCAGTGCGGGGGCCAAGGTGAATGGTACTTATGCCGTAACTTCGGCCCGGCATATCTATAGCCCTGAAAACGGCTATGAGACTGAGTTTACGGTCGAAGGCAGCCGTCCCGCGACGATTTCCGGCATGATTGCGCCTCAGACGGACCCGCCCCGGGTTTGGTATGGGGTTGTTCCGGCGATCGTTACCAATAACGCCTTCGATTCGGGTGTCGGCAACGCTGGTAAGGTCAAGGTGAAGTTCCCGTGGTTGGACGATGCAAAGGAATCGTATTGGGCGCGCGTGGCGTCGATTGGCGCCGGGGCCACCCGTGGCATTACCTCGCTGCCGGAAGTCAACGACGAAGTCCTCGTCGCCTTCGAGAACGGCAACTTTAACAAACCCTATGTATTAGGCGGGCTTTGGAACGGCCAGGACGCCTTACCCGAGACGCACCAAACCTTGGTCGTCGACGGCGCCGTTGTCCAGCGCCTCTGGAAGACCCGTACCGGCCATTACCTGAAATTTACCGAGAAATCCGATCTGTCTACCGTCGAACTCAAGGAAAAAGACGGCACCAGCCTGATGCTGGACGGCACCAACAAGGTCATCACGCTCAAGGACGCTGACGGGACGTTCAAAATTACGCTCGATACTCAGAACAAGAAAATCACGGTCACAGATGGCACCCGCAAAGTCGAGATATCGGACAGTAAAATACTTGTGGATGCCGCGTCCAGCGACGTAGAGATAAAGGGCAGTAATATCAAACTTACGGCCACAGGAAATGTTGAAATAAAGGGCGCAGCGGTCAAGCTCAATTAG